A single region of the Gracilibacillus caseinilyticus genome encodes:
- a CDS encoding BCCT family transporter has translation MEKKSRMDWITFSISGGILILFVLASVWDDQITGQWINESFNFSVKYFGAYWQVLLLATFVIGLILAFSKYGKVRLGNLVKPENDNYRWISMILCTLLAGGGVFWAAAEPMYHFITTPPLFSGMENGTMEAAFPAMAQSFLHWGFLAWAILGTLATIVLMYAHYHKGYPLKPRTLLFPLFGKKIFRKSVIGTITDIVSIVSVAAGTIGPVGFLGLQVGYGLQEIFGIPDTFFTQSLIIIFLVVIASISAATGIERGIQLLSRINVGFVVVLMVAMLILGPTLFIIDLFIGSQGFYLQNFLTMSLYRVDQGWLGYWTIFFWGWFIGYGPMMAIFMSRISRGRTIRQLIIAVSIIAPIVSNFWFTVVGGSGIFYEMQNGGSVSTALNESGMPAAVMAIMNQIPLGFLLSVGFIIVTIIFVATTTDSMSYTVAVTLSGTDEPNRFIRVFWALMFGVVAVCLLAIGEGSITALQNFIVVTAVPVSILLLPALWDAPKIAAKMAREQKIVKKK, from the coding sequence ATAGAAAAAAAAAGCAGAATGGATTGGATTACCTTTAGTATTAGTGGAGGCATCCTTATTCTATTTGTCCTCGCTTCTGTTTGGGATGACCAAATAACTGGTCAGTGGATTAATGAGAGCTTTAACTTTTCAGTGAAGTATTTTGGAGCTTATTGGCAGGTATTATTGCTAGCAACCTTTGTGATTGGATTAATATTAGCTTTTTCTAAATATGGAAAAGTACGTCTGGGTAACTTGGTTAAGCCGGAAAATGATAATTATCGTTGGATTTCGATGATTCTATGTACACTATTAGCTGGTGGGGGAGTGTTCTGGGCAGCGGCAGAACCGATGTACCATTTTATCACGACACCACCTTTATTCTCTGGAATGGAAAATGGGACGATGGAAGCTGCATTCCCGGCAATGGCACAAAGTTTCTTACACTGGGGTTTTTTAGCTTGGGCCATCTTAGGTACCCTTGCGACCATTGTGCTGATGTATGCTCATTATCACAAAGGGTATCCACTTAAGCCACGTACTTTATTGTTTCCATTGTTTGGTAAGAAAATTTTTCGCAAAAGTGTTATAGGTACGATTACAGATATTGTTTCGATCGTGTCTGTTGCGGCTGGAACGATTGGACCTGTCGGCTTTCTTGGTCTGCAAGTAGGGTATGGTTTACAAGAAATATTCGGAATCCCTGATACGTTTTTTACGCAGTCTCTCATCATTATCTTCTTAGTAGTGATTGCTTCGATTTCAGCAGCCACTGGTATTGAGCGAGGTATTCAATTGCTCAGTAGAATAAATGTTGGCTTTGTGGTTGTGTTAATGGTAGCGATGTTGATTTTGGGACCAACGTTGTTCATCATTGATCTGTTTATTGGTTCGCAAGGCTTCTATCTGCAAAATTTCTTAACGATGAGTCTGTATCGGGTTGATCAGGGCTGGCTTGGTTATTGGACCATTTTCTTCTGGGGCTGGTTTATCGGTTATGGCCCAATGATGGCCATTTTCATGAGTAGAATATCCCGCGGTAGGACGATCAGACAATTAATTATCGCGGTTTCCATTATTGCACCGATTGTTAGTAACTTTTGGTTCACTGTCGTTGGTGGATCGGGTATTTTCTACGAAATGCAAAATGGAGGTTCGGTGTCCACCGCTCTTAACGAAAGTGGTATGCCGGCAGCTGTAATGGCGATTATGAATCAGATTCCACTAGGTTTCTTATTGTCTGTTGGCTTCATAATTGTGACGATTATATTCGTGGCGACTACTACAGATTCGATGTCCTATACAGTTGCGGTCACATTAAGTGGTACCGATGAACCGAACCGTTTCATTCGTGTCTTCTGGGCGCTTATGTTCGGTGTTGTCGCTGTCTGCTTATTAGCGATTGGCGAGGGAAGTATCACTGCTCTGCAGAATTTTATCGTAGTAACAGCAGTCCCTGTTTCCATACTGCTGCTCCCAGCACTATGGGATGCACCGAAAATCGCAGCTAAGATGGCGAGAGAACAAAAGATTGTGAAAAAGAAATAG
- the bla gene encoding class A beta-lactamase: MSTSNPIKQGVLYIALLALITLTACTNVDNRFADKKDNTDQSINKDKAFAQLEKDFDALLGVYAIDTGSNQTVAYNPDQRFAYTSTFKVLAAAALLKKNDIDDLEKVIHFDKDDLVTYSPVTENHVETGMTLLEISEAAIRKSDNTAGNLMLEELGGPAKFKQALRDLGDNVTNPERYETELNNFTPDDNSDTSTPKAMATNLKEVALGDFLTKEKRELLIDWMLGNATGNELIRAGKPKGWEVADKSGAGSYGTRNDIAIVWPADREPIVIAIMSRHDTEDAEYDNELIAKAAEVTLNAFK, encoded by the coding sequence ATGAGTACATCGAATCCAATCAAGCAGGGCGTACTATACATAGCATTATTGGCTCTTATAACACTTACTGCATGCACGAATGTGGATAACAGATTCGCTGATAAAAAGGACAATACAGATCAATCCATTAACAAAGACAAAGCGTTCGCTCAACTCGAGAAGGACTTTGATGCTTTGCTTGGTGTGTATGCAATTGATACTGGTTCCAATCAAACGGTTGCATACAATCCAGATCAGCGTTTTGCTTATACATCTACCTTCAAAGTTTTAGCTGCAGCAGCACTATTGAAGAAAAATGACATCGATGATCTCGAAAAAGTCATCCATTTTGATAAGGATGATCTGGTTACCTATTCACCCGTTACTGAAAATCATGTGGAGACTGGTATGACACTATTGGAAATAAGTGAAGCGGCTATTCGAAAAAGTGATAATACGGCAGGCAATCTAATGCTGGAAGAACTAGGAGGTCCAGCTAAATTTAAACAAGCTTTACGCGACCTTGGTGATAACGTCACGAACCCCGAACGATACGAAACCGAATTAAATAATTTTACACCAGATGACAACAGCGATACGAGTACCCCGAAAGCCATGGCAACGAATTTGAAAGAGGTGGCACTCGGCGATTTTCTAACAAAAGAAAAGCGCGAACTGCTTATCGATTGGATGTTAGGAAATGCAACAGGCAATGAGCTGATTCGAGCAGGTAAACCAAAAGGATGGGAAGTGGCGGACAAAAGCGGGGCCGGAAGCTATGGTACAAGAAACGACATTGCTATTGTATGGCCAGCAGACAGAGAACCGATCGTCATTGCTATTATGTCACGGCATGATACAGAGGATGCGGAGTATGACAATGAATTGATTGCTAAGGCAGCTGAAGTCACATTAAATGCCTTTAAATAA
- a CDS encoding ASCH domain-containing protein, with protein sequence MNQEAQAYWNEYWGDRDQPQNVSAWQFGADPDYLAQLVIDGIKTATCSGHIFYELENEPLPTTEDYSVVLNSEDKPVALIKTIEVTLTPMNEVSEAFAAAEGEGDRSYRYWWNAHESFFRNELQAIGREFSQDMLLVCERFEVVDVKVEK encoded by the coding sequence ATGAATCAAGAAGCTCAAGCATACTGGAATGAATATTGGGGTGATCGCGATCAACCTCAAAATGTCAGTGCATGGCAATTCGGGGCTGATCCTGATTACCTCGCACAATTAGTGATCGATGGAATCAAAACGGCCACATGCTCCGGCCATATATTTTATGAACTGGAAAATGAACCTCTGCCAACAACAGAGGATTACAGTGTTGTTTTAAATAGTGAAGATAAGCCTGTTGCGCTTATTAAGACAATAGAAGTTACTTTAACACCAATGAACGAAGTGTCAGAAGCATTTGCTGCTGCAGAAGGTGAAGGAGACAGGTCTTACCGGTATTGGTGGAACGCACATGAATCATTCTTCCGAAACGAATTACAAGCAATTGGACGGGAATTTTCTCAAGATATGCTATTAGTTTGTGAGCGGTTTGAAGTGGTTGATGTGAAGGTTGAAAAATGA
- a CDS encoding DUF3231 family protein, protein MSDKNIHLTSGEISSLWMGYMNDSMANSILRFMLKHIEDEEIKPVIQLAYDISANHLDQLLAIFEHEHYAKPVGFTSSDVKEEAPWLYTDLFCLSYVTHMAKVGMLTYSGLVAMSDRKDIRFYFMDALKETTKLFHQASEIALSKGVNARQPYIEVPKEATYIDSKQYMSGLNPLHHKRPLNASEISYLYMNIQTNTIGVKLCLSFAQTSPMKEVQDYMLRAKEIAKKHIKVFGDILLENDLEAPQVPDVSVSDSTSPTFSDKLMMFHMSLMISSGIGNYATAAATSQRTDLMASYERLSVEVAKLAKSGVDIMIKNNWLEEPPGTKNREELVRNKS, encoded by the coding sequence ATGAGTGACAAAAATATACACCTGACGTCTGGCGAGATTTCTTCGTTATGGATGGGGTACATGAATGACAGTATGGCGAACAGTATCTTGCGTTTTATGCTGAAACATATAGAGGATGAGGAGATAAAGCCAGTAATTCAGTTGGCGTATGACATATCAGCCAACCATCTTGACCAATTACTGGCTATTTTTGAACATGAGCATTATGCGAAACCAGTCGGGTTTACCTCCAGTGATGTGAAAGAGGAAGCTCCTTGGCTCTATACAGATTTATTTTGTTTAAGCTATGTCACTCATATGGCGAAAGTAGGAATGCTGACTTATAGTGGGTTAGTTGCCATGAGTGACAGGAAGGATATCCGATTTTATTTTATGGATGCTCTTAAAGAAACGACGAAGCTTTTTCATCAAGCATCTGAGATTGCGCTATCCAAAGGCGTAAATGCAAGGCAGCCATATATTGAAGTGCCTAAAGAAGCAACTTATATAGACAGTAAACAATATATGAGCGGTTTAAATCCATTACATCACAAACGTCCATTAAATGCTAGCGAGATTTCGTATTTATACATGAACATTCAGACAAATACGATTGGGGTAAAGTTATGTCTATCTTTCGCCCAGACGTCTCCGATGAAAGAAGTGCAAGATTACATGTTGCGAGCAAAAGAAATCGCCAAAAAGCATATCAAGGTTTTCGGGGATATTCTTTTAGAAAATGATTTGGAAGCTCCACAGGTTCCGGATGTATCGGTTAGTGACTCGACTTCTCCAACCTTTTCCGATAAATTAATGATGTTCCATATGTCACTTATGATTTCATCGGGAATCGGTAATTATGCTACTGCAGCTGCTACCAGTCAACGAACTGATTTGATGGCCAGTTATGAAAGGTTGTCTGTAGAAGTGGCGAAATTAGCCAAAAGCGGAGTAGATATCATGATCAAGAACAATTGGTTAGAGGAACCACCAGGTACTAAGAATCGAGAGGAATTAGTGAGAAATAAAAGTTAA
- the treR gene encoding trehalose operon repressor, whose product MQNKYMIIYQDMVKQIDIGAYKPKEFLPSENELTTKYNTSRETIRKALTLLAQNGYIQKIRGKGSVVIDRSKFDFPVSGLVSFKEVSEKIGQKPETMVHACQLIDAPSDISEHLKLKEAERVWQVCRIRSFSGSKIILDKDYLLERFVPHMSEEIAQDSIYAYIEGELKLTISFAKKEIVVEEPTEEDRSLLDLKGFHNIVVIKNYVYLDDASLFQYTESRHRPDKFRFVDFARRNH is encoded by the coding sequence ATGCAGAATAAGTACATGATTATTTATCAGGACATGGTAAAACAGATTGACATCGGAGCATATAAACCGAAGGAATTTTTGCCATCTGAAAATGAATTGACAACGAAATACAACACATCACGCGAAACGATTCGGAAGGCGTTAACCTTACTGGCGCAAAACGGCTATATCCAGAAGATCAGAGGGAAGGGATCTGTCGTGATTGACAGGAGTAAGTTTGATTTTCCGGTATCTGGACTTGTAAGCTTTAAGGAAGTGTCAGAGAAAATCGGACAAAAACCGGAAACAATGGTGCACGCCTGTCAGTTAATCGATGCCCCTTCAGATATAAGCGAGCACCTGAAATTGAAAGAAGCAGAACGAGTCTGGCAGGTTTGCCGGATCCGGTCTTTTTCAGGAAGTAAGATTATTTTGGATAAGGATTACTTGCTGGAACGTTTTGTCCCACATATGAGCGAGGAAATCGCACAGGATTCGATTTATGCTTATATCGAAGGGGAACTAAAACTTACCATCAGCTTTGCCAAGAAAGAAATTGTAGTGGAGGAGCCGACGGAAGAGGATCGATCGTTGCTGGACTTAAAAGGATTCCATAACATTGTAGTGATCAAAAACTACGTGTACCTGGATGACGCCAGTTTATTTCAGTATACCGAATCACGACACCGCCCGGATAAATTCCGGTTTGTCGATTTTGCGCGGAGGAATCATTGA
- a CDS encoding aminotransferase-like domain-containing protein, which yields MPVNSFDHYPMSWKPDKQILKRPYYQSLAALLEQEITNGFLAPGTKLPPQRELADFLDLNFTTITRAYKVCEERGLIYAVTGSGTFVSANATRSITISTDQVATNIDLGFVASFEQTNAMVTETIEEVVKKNYLEQLLNYNDPTGIPHQKKAALNWMASFGISVDQDHVAIVSGAQNALAISMSALFEPGNRIATDLYTYSNFIELAKMYQIQLVPIISDTYGMSAEELEKQCNKTNIHGIFLMPSCSNPTTIMIPDFRKRELAEVIRKHRLILIEDDIHAFLTAGIIPDYQQPMFHLLPEQTVYICGTGKSICSGLRVAYMVYGDVLREKILRAIFNINLKTSSLDVEIITELILSGKAHEIITQKKQLAQTANDIYSEYFPISETNGHPLSFYRWLPIQGHGNQIEQQLEEHGIRAFHSDRFLSGQTTPDKYLRIALSSAKSMDKLRIGLQILKQYLNQ from the coding sequence ATGCCAGTAAATTCATTCGATCATTATCCAATGTCCTGGAAACCTGATAAACAAATATTGAAACGCCCTTATTATCAGTCATTAGCTGCGTTGCTGGAACAGGAAATAACAAATGGCTTTTTGGCACCTGGAACGAAGCTGCCACCACAACGAGAATTAGCTGATTTTCTTGATTTAAATTTCACCACCATTACCCGCGCCTATAAAGTTTGTGAAGAACGGGGCTTAATCTATGCCGTTACTGGAAGTGGAACCTTTGTCTCGGCGAATGCGACTCGTTCGATTACGATTTCAACCGATCAAGTCGCTACGAATATCGATTTAGGATTTGTCGCCTCTTTTGAACAAACGAATGCAATGGTAACAGAAACGATTGAAGAGGTTGTAAAGAAAAATTATTTAGAGCAATTGCTCAATTATAATGATCCGACGGGCATCCCGCATCAAAAAAAGGCAGCACTTAATTGGATGGCATCGTTCGGAATCAGTGTCGACCAGGACCACGTAGCGATTGTTTCTGGTGCGCAAAATGCGTTAGCGATCAGCATGTCGGCACTATTTGAACCGGGAAATCGGATTGCCACCGATTTATATACGTATTCTAATTTTATCGAATTGGCCAAAATGTATCAGATTCAGCTCGTTCCTATTATCAGTGATACGTATGGAATGTCAGCAGAGGAACTGGAGAAGCAGTGCAACAAAACCAATATTCACGGCATTTTTCTCATGCCTTCTTGCAGTAATCCTACTACGATCATGATTCCGGATTTTAGAAAACGAGAACTTGCCGAGGTCATCCGCAAGCATCGGTTAATTTTAATTGAGGATGATATCCACGCTTTTCTAACAGCTGGCATTATACCTGATTATCAGCAGCCTATGTTTCATCTGCTTCCAGAACAGACGGTTTATATTTGTGGTACGGGCAAATCGATTTGTTCTGGCTTACGAGTTGCCTATATGGTTTATGGAGATGTGTTGCGCGAGAAAATTTTGCGGGCTATTTTTAATATTAATCTTAAAACCTCTTCATTAGATGTGGAGATTATTACAGAATTGATCCTATCTGGCAAGGCGCATGAAATCATTACACAAAAAAAACAGCTGGCACAAACAGCGAATGATATTTATTCTGAGTATTTTCCAATTAGTGAGACAAACGGACATCCCCTTAGTTTCTATCGTTGGCTTCCAATCCAGGGACACGGCAATCAAATAGAACAACAATTAGAAGAACACGGCATTCGCGCTTTTCATTCTGATCGTTTTCTAAGTGGTCAAACAACGCCTGATAAGTATTTACGCATTGCCTTGTCGTCTGCGAAGTCTATGGATAAATTGCGAATAGGTTTACAAATTTTAAAACAGTATCTTAACCAATAG
- a CDS encoding nucleotidyltransferase domain-containing protein: protein MKQLEPVKAANNFIDKHFPECQGAILAGSVVRGEDTETSDLDLVIFDKKLASSYRESMFDFGWPIEIFVHNLTFYKYFMEMDCKSAKPSMPRMISEGIILKDEGIIESIKKEAADMLVKGPEKWTDNIIRTKRYFITDALDDFTGSNNRAEDIFIANTLAQLIHEFILRTNGRWIGSSKWIVRALNDYNENFTERFVDAFDVYYRTGEKGKIVKLVDNVLAPYGGRLFEGFCMGKGSVK from the coding sequence ATGAAACAACTTGAACCTGTTAAGGCGGCGAATAACTTTATCGATAAGCACTTTCCGGAGTGCCAAGGAGCAATTCTTGCAGGTAGTGTAGTCCGGGGAGAAGACACTGAAACTTCAGATCTAGATCTGGTTATTTTTGATAAGAAACTTGCTTCTTCTTATCGGGAGTCCATGTTTGATTTTGGTTGGCCAATAGAGATCTTCGTTCATAATTTAACCTTTTATAAATATTTTATGGAAATGGATTGCAAATCTGCGAAGCCTTCAATGCCAAGAATGATTTCAGAGGGAATTATATTAAAGGATGAAGGAATCATAGAATCTATCAAAAAAGAAGCAGCTGATATGTTGGTTAAAGGGCCAGAAAAGTGGACGGATAACATAATTAGAACGAAGCGATATTTTATAACAGATGCCCTTGATGACTTTACAGGTAGTAATAACAGAGCGGAAGATATATTTATCGCAAACACTTTAGCCCAATTGATACATGAATTTATTCTGAGAACCAATGGTCGGTGGATAGGAAGTTCGAAATGGATAGTTCGTGCATTAAATGATTATAATGAAAATTTCACGGAAAGATTTGTAGATGCCTTTGACGTTTATTATCGAACTGGGGAAAAAGGTAAGATTGTTAAGCTGGTTGACAATGTTTTGGCACCATATGGCGGACGATTATTTGAAGGATTTTGTATGGGAAAAGGTTCTGTGAAGTGA
- the aspD gene encoding aspartate 4-decarboxylase, which yields MVEPKKERQQLDEISPFELKDQLIELAQGKKRMTRTMLDAGRGNPNWIAATPREAFFALGQFAITEARRVWNEGDLAGMPSRIGIAERFQTYAEKNKQTPGIPMLKQIIQYGIEVKEFEPDVWVYELVDGIIGDNYPNPDRMLVRTEQVVRDFLMKELCGHDGTFDLFAVEGATAAMCYIFETLYKNYLLTKGSKIAVMVPIFPPYIEIPELPNNAYELVKIKATETDDEGDHTWQYPDDELKKLRDPEIKALFLVNPSNPPSVSIKEESVEKIVQIVMKDNPNLMIISDDVYGTFVEGFHSIMEDLPFNTIGVYSFSKYFGVTGWRLGTIAINQNNVFEKLLKELPEEKKKLLNKRYASLTRNPENLKFIDRIVADSRDVAMNHTAGLSTPQQVQMAMFSIFSMLDTDNGYKHKTNDILHRRMHLLYDGLGLPKKHLPNEADYYTKIDLEIWCDHHYEKGFTDYLTKHYKPIDVLYRLAEKSSIVLLSGQGFLAPAWSIRVSLANLDDEAYSRIGEELKNVLDEYVEEWKGNR from the coding sequence ATGGTTGAACCAAAAAAGGAAAGGCAGCAGTTAGATGAAATAAGTCCATTTGAATTAAAGGACCAACTTATTGAACTTGCACAAGGGAAAAAGAGGATGACGAGAACGATGCTGGATGCGGGTCGGGGGAATCCCAATTGGATTGCAGCAACTCCTCGTGAAGCATTTTTTGCACTTGGACAATTTGCAATAACAGAAGCAAGACGAGTATGGAATGAAGGGGATTTAGCTGGCATGCCAAGTCGTATAGGCATTGCGGAAAGATTCCAAACATACGCCGAGAAAAATAAGCAAACTCCTGGTATTCCAATGCTTAAGCAAATCATCCAATACGGAATCGAAGTAAAGGAGTTTGAACCAGATGTCTGGGTTTATGAATTAGTAGATGGCATTATCGGAGATAACTATCCTAACCCGGACCGGATGCTGGTAAGAACGGAACAAGTTGTTCGTGATTTTTTAATGAAAGAACTTTGTGGTCACGATGGTACTTTTGATCTTTTTGCTGTGGAAGGCGCAACAGCGGCGATGTGCTACATATTTGAAACATTATACAAAAATTATTTGTTAACAAAAGGGTCCAAAATAGCTGTCATGGTTCCTATTTTTCCACCTTACATAGAGATTCCTGAACTCCCCAATAATGCTTACGAACTGGTGAAAATTAAAGCGACGGAAACAGATGATGAAGGCGATCATACATGGCAATATCCTGATGATGAATTAAAAAAGCTCAGAGATCCGGAGATCAAAGCGTTGTTTCTGGTTAATCCGAGTAATCCACCATCTGTTTCGATAAAAGAGGAATCCGTTGAAAAAATCGTACAAATTGTTATGAAGGATAACCCAAATCTTATGATTATTTCTGATGACGTGTACGGTACGTTTGTCGAGGGCTTTCACTCTATAATGGAGGATCTGCCCTTCAACACAATCGGCGTATACTCCTTTTCGAAATATTTTGGTGTGACGGGTTGGCGATTAGGTACGATCGCTATTAACCAAAACAATGTGTTCGAGAAATTATTGAAGGAATTACCGGAAGAAAAGAAGAAGCTCTTAAACAAAAGGTATGCATCTCTTACAAGGAATCCGGAAAACCTTAAGTTTATTGACCGAATAGTGGCAGACAGCAGAGACGTTGCGATGAACCATACAGCTGGACTATCGACACCACAGCAAGTCCAAATGGCGATGTTCTCCATTTTTTCTATGTTAGATACTGATAATGGATATAAACACAAAACAAATGACATTTTACATCGAAGAATGCATCTATTATACGATGGATTAGGTTTACCAAAAAAACATCTACCAAATGAAGCGGATTATTATACAAAAATTGATTTGGAAATCTGGTGTGATCATCATTATGAAAAAGGATTCACTGATTATCTTACAAAGCATTATAAACCGATAGATGTTTTATACCGCCTGGCCGAAAAGTCATCGATTGTTTTACTAAGTGGTCAAGGTTTCTTAGCACCAGCCTGGTCGATTCGTGTGTCCCTCGCCAATCTTGATGATGAAGCATACTCACGAATAGGTGAAGAACTGAAAAATGTATTGGATGAGTATGTGGAAGAATGGAAAGGAAATAGATGA
- a CDS encoding IS110 family transposase produces MHYKQNEKILQLSEQTLIIGVDIAKERHVARAQDYRGIQFGKVLYFDNSLEGFQRFECWRKELAGQHNKSDWIIGMEPTGHYWLPFAYWLMEKQYKVVVVNPAHVKKSKELDDNSPTKNDVKDARVISRLIQDGRYADPHLPEAIYADLREGMNMYEQLMKDLQAVQGRVHQWLDRYYPEYTKVFANWEGKASIQLLKLGLFPEEVAKMDEERLLLEMRKEVKRGIGLKKIRHLKEVSSESVGIKEGRRMARVKIHTLMDQYALLHQKINEVLDMVKELIRPIPGVKEMTDINGIGEITVASFLAETGELNKYTHPEQIIKLAGLNLKLATSGKYKGQTVITKRGRPKLRALLFKVVLPLVHHNPAFKALHGYFTTRKENSLKKKQSLIALCCKLIRVLFTVGTKQVPFSPEKMLHDIPHFRLQHVA; encoded by the coding sequence ATGCATTATAAACAAAATGAAAAGATATTACAACTGTCTGAACAAACTTTGATTATTGGAGTGGATATAGCCAAAGAAAGGCATGTTGCTCGCGCTCAAGATTACCGAGGCATACAATTTGGAAAAGTGCTGTATTTTGACAATAGTTTGGAAGGCTTCCAACGATTTGAGTGTTGGAGAAAAGAGTTAGCGGGGCAGCACAATAAAAGTGATTGGATCATCGGTATGGAGCCTACCGGCCACTATTGGCTGCCATTCGCCTATTGGTTAATGGAAAAGCAATATAAAGTTGTAGTTGTTAATCCAGCACATGTGAAGAAGTCAAAAGAGCTGGATGATAATTCACCAACGAAGAATGATGTAAAAGACGCTCGAGTGATTTCGCGCTTGATTCAAGATGGACGCTACGCTGATCCGCACTTACCAGAAGCCATTTATGCAGATCTTCGGGAAGGGATGAATATGTATGAGCAGTTAATGAAAGATCTTCAAGCTGTTCAAGGGCGTGTTCATCAATGGTTGGATCGGTATTATCCAGAATATACGAAAGTCTTTGCGAATTGGGAAGGAAAAGCATCGATTCAACTATTGAAGCTGGGATTATTCCCGGAAGAGGTAGCCAAAATGGATGAAGAACGCCTTCTACTAGAAATGCGCAAAGAAGTGAAACGAGGAATTGGATTAAAAAAGATCCGCCATCTAAAAGAAGTATCAAGTGAATCTGTGGGGATCAAAGAAGGAAGAAGGATGGCGAGGGTGAAAATCCACACCTTGATGGATCAATATGCCCTCCTCCATCAAAAGATAAATGAAGTGTTGGACATGGTAAAAGAATTAATTAGACCGATTCCTGGTGTGAAAGAAATGACAGATATAAACGGAATAGGCGAAATAACGGTTGCCTCATTCCTCGCAGAAACCGGGGAACTAAACAAGTATACCCATCCCGAACAGATCATTAAGTTAGCAGGGTTAAACTTAAAGTTAGCTACGTCAGGTAAATATAAAGGCCAAACCGTGATTACGAAGAGGGGACGTCCTAAATTACGAGCCCTATTATTTAAAGTCGTGTTGCCTTTAGTTCATCATAATCCTGCATTTAAAGCATTACATGGTTATTTTACGACCAGAAAAGAGAATTCGTTGAAGAAAAAGCAATCCTTGATAGCCCTATGTTGTAAATTGATTCGCGTATTATTTACAGTTGGAACAAAACAAGTGCCATTTAGTCCCGAGAAGATGTTGCATGATATTCCGCATTTTCGATTACAACATGTAGCCTAA